The following proteins are encoded in a genomic region of Dokdonia donghaensis DSW-1:
- the paaE gene encoding 1,2-phenylacetyl-CoA epoxidase subunit PaaE — protein sequence MALFHSLRVKDIYKETTDCSVVTFDVPVDLYQDFSFNAGQHLTLKAIINGEDVRRSYSLCSSPLDQEWKVAVKQIPGGLFSTYVNEELQTGDTLEVMAPSGKFGVPVDTQKKKNYVAFAAGSGITPMLSIIKTHLASEPDATFKLFYLNRTVKSIIFKEEVEQLRNQYFGRFEIFYFLTKEQRDIELFNGRFNSKKLQTLTKTLIDVSTTDEVFICGPEEMIFLIRDELVAAGLEKEKVHYELFVTGLSEEDKKRAARLAEQKVEGVEVTIIDGGKEFHFTMTDEYDNILDAALGAGADLPFACKGGVCSTCKCKVEGGNVEMKINYALEEDEVAQNLVLSCQAVPTTERVKVNFDV from the coding sequence ATGGCACTTTTTCATTCTCTAAGAGTAAAAGATATTTATAAAGAAACCACAGACTGTTCTGTTGTAACCTTTGACGTACCTGTAGATCTCTATCAGGATTTTAGTTTTAATGCTGGGCAGCATTTAACTCTCAAAGCCATTATAAATGGAGAAGATGTAAGACGTTCATATAGTCTCTGTTCTAGTCCGCTGGATCAAGAGTGGAAGGTAGCTGTAAAGCAAATACCTGGAGGACTCTTTTCTACCTATGTAAATGAAGAGTTGCAAACCGGAGACACTCTGGAGGTAATGGCGCCTAGTGGAAAATTTGGCGTACCGGTAGATACACAAAAGAAAAAAAACTATGTAGCCTTTGCAGCAGGAAGTGGTATAACACCTATGCTGTCTATCATAAAGACACACCTAGCCTCAGAGCCAGATGCGACCTTCAAGCTGTTTTATTTGAACCGCACGGTTAAATCTATTATCTTTAAAGAAGAGGTAGAACAGCTTCGTAATCAATATTTTGGGAGGTTTGAGATATTCTATTTTCTCACAAAAGAGCAACGAGATATCGAGCTTTTTAACGGTAGATTTAATTCAAAAAAACTGCAAACACTTACTAAAACGCTTATAGATGTAAGCACTACAGATGAGGTGTTTATTTGTGGTCCAGAAGAGATGATTTTCTTAATACGTGATGAGCTAGTGGCGGCAGGTTTAGAAAAAGAAAAAGTACACTATGAGCTTTTTGTTACTGGACTCTCAGAAGAAGATAAAAAACGTGCTGCACGACTGGCAGAACAAAAGGTAGAAGGTGTTGAGGTTACCATTATAGATGGTGGTAAAGAGTTTCACTTTACAATGACCGATGAGTATGACAATATTCTCGATGCGGCACTAGGTGCTGGGGCAGATCTTCCATTTGCTTGTAAAGGCGGGGTGTGTTCTACTTGTAAGTGTAAGGTAGAAGGAGGAAATGTAGAGATGAAAATAAATTATGCGCTAGAAGAAGATGAGGTAGCACAAAACCTAGTATTAAGTTGCCAGGCCGTACCTACTACGGAGCGTGTAAAAGTAAATTTTGATGTTTAA
- the paaA gene encoding 1,2-phenylacetyl-CoA epoxidase subunit PaaA, translating into MSDKEVKNLEDLFDARIARDEKIEPKDWMPEKYRKTHIRQISQHAHSEIVGMLPEGNWISRAPSLRRKVALLAKVQDEAGHGLYLYSACETLGVSREELYEQLHSGKAKYSSIFNYPTVTWADMGAIGWLVDGAAIINQVPLCSTSYGPYARAMIRVCKEESFHQRQGFEIMLKLSNGSQEQKDMAQDALNRWWWPSLMMLGPTDAESVHTAQSMKWKLKRKTNDELRQQFIDQTVPQAELLGLTIPDPDLKWNEETGHYDFGEIDWDEFWQVVKGHGPSNKKRMKDRVGAWERGEWVRDAAMAHAKKKEERKNQTKKAV; encoded by the coding sequence ATGAGTGATAAAGAAGTAAAAAACCTAGAAGATCTTTTTGATGCCCGCATTGCGCGTGACGAAAAGATAGAGCCAAAAGACTGGATGCCTGAGAAGTATCGTAAAACTCACATACGCCAGATAAGTCAGCACGCACATTCTGAAATTGTGGGGATGCTGCCAGAGGGCAACTGGATCTCACGCGCCCCATCGTTACGTCGTAAAGTGGCGTTACTTGCAAAGGTGCAAGATGAGGCAGGACACGGTTTATACTTGTACTCGGCTTGTGAGACTTTAGGTGTATCGCGTGAGGAGTTATATGAGCAACTACACTCTGGTAAGGCAAAGTACTCTTCTATATTTAATTACCCTACGGTTACCTGGGCAGATATGGGAGCGATAGGCTGGCTAGTAGATGGTGCAGCCATTATAAATCAAGTGCCGCTTTGTAGCACTTCTTATGGTCCTTATGCACGAGCGATGATACGAGTGTGTAAAGAAGAGAGTTTTCACCAGCGTCAAGGGTTTGAGATTATGCTTAAACTCTCAAACGGGTCGCAGGAGCAAAAAGATATGGCGCAAGATGCACTTAATAGATGGTGGTGGCCGTCACTTATGATGCTTGGTCCTACAGATGCTGAGTCTGTGCATACAGCCCAATCTATGAAATGGAAATTAAAGCGTAAGACTAATGACGAGCTACGCCAGCAATTTATAGATCAAACTGTACCGCAAGCAGAATTGCTTGGACTTACCATACCTGATCCAGATTTAAAATGGAATGAGGAGACGGGACACTACGATTTTGGAGAAATAGACTGGGATGAGTTCTGGCAAGTAGTAAAAGGTCACGGGCCTAGTAATAAAAAGCGTATGAAAGATAGAGTAGGCGCTTGGGAACGTGGTGAGTGGGTGCGTGATGCAGCAATGGCACACGCCAAAAAGAAAGAAGAAAGAAAAAATCAAACTAAGAAAGCAGTCTAG
- the paaB gene encoding 1,2-phenylacetyl-CoA epoxidase subunit PaaB: MSKNWPLWEVFVRSKNGLEHRHFGSLRAADAEMAMENARDVYTRRSEGVSIWVVESNNITASNPENNGELFEPAADKVYRHPTFYDLPDEVKHM, translated from the coding sequence ATGAGCAAGAATTGGCCCCTTTGGGAAGTCTTCGTAAGAAGCAAGAACGGATTGGAGCATAGACACTTTGGAAGTCTACGCGCTGCAGATGCTGAAATGGCAATGGAGAACGCGCGCGATGTATACACACGTCGCAGTGAGGGAGTGAGCATATGGGTAGTAGAAAGCAATAATATCACAGCAAGCAATCCAGAAAATAATGGAGAGCTATTTGAGCCAGCTGCAGATAAGGTATACCGTCACCCTACATTTTACGATTTGCCAGATGAGGTAAAACATATGTAA
- the paaC gene encoding 1,2-phenylacetyl-CoA epoxidase subunit PaaC gives MNKDLYNYIIGIADNSLILGQRLGELCGHGPSLETDIAGTNISLDLFGQVRSYFHYAAQVSGDENATEDTLAFLRIEREYKNVLLVEQPNTDFAYTIVRQFYFDAFHLLFLKALETSKDETLAAIAKKSIKEVSYHWRFSSDWVRRLGDGTEESHTRVLEAVNELWMYTDELFHQTEADKAMIVQGVGVDTLALKETYYKMIGDVLEEATLPIPESKYWHKGGKQGIHTEHMGYILSDMQYMQRTYPNMEW, from the coding sequence ATGAACAAAGATTTATATAACTACATCATAGGTATTGCAGATAACAGCTTGATACTTGGGCAGCGTCTGGGAGAATTATGTGGTCACGGCCCTAGTCTAGAGACAGATATTGCAGGTACAAACATCTCTTTAGATTTATTTGGACAAGTGCGCAGTTATTTTCATTATGCGGCACAAGTCTCGGGTGATGAGAATGCTACAGAAGATACCCTTGCGTTCTTGCGTATAGAGAGAGAGTATAAAAACGTATTACTCGTAGAGCAACCTAATACAGATTTTGCATACACAATTGTACGTCAGTTTTATTTTGATGCCTTTCATCTCTTATTTCTTAAAGCGTTAGAAACTAGCAAAGATGAGACGCTGGCAGCCATCGCAAAAAAATCTATTAAAGAAGTAAGCTATCACTGGCGCTTCTCATCAGACTGGGTGCGCAGGCTAGGTGACGGCACAGAAGAGAGTCACACTCGTGTGCTTGAAGCTGTAAATGAATTGTGGATGTACACAGATGAGCTTTTTCACCAGACAGAGGCAGATAAGGCTATGATAGTCCAAGGCGTAGGAGTAGATACCTTAGCACTTAAAGAGACCTATTATAAAATGATAGGAGATGTTCTTGAAGAAGCTACATTACCTATTCCAGAAAGTAAGTACTGGCACAAGGGAGGTAAGCAAGGAATACATACAGAGCATATGGGATATATACTTTCAGATATGCAATATATGCAACGCACCTACCCAAATATGGAATGGTAG
- the paaD gene encoding 1,2-phenylacetyl-CoA epoxidase subunit PaaD, whose product MISILEGVSDPEIPVLSIMDMGVVREAIEQNGIVRVKITPTYSGCPAMDVIGDDIVSAFAKAGKTAKIQLVLAPAWTTDWITPRGREALEKYGIAAPLSPEADKEALLGNKKIVKCTNCGSTETHLVSQFGSTACKALFKCDTCQEPFDYFKCLK is encoded by the coding sequence TTGATCTCAATACTTGAAGGAGTAAGCGATCCAGAGATTCCTGTGTTGTCTATTATGGATATGGGTGTTGTACGCGAGGCAATAGAGCAAAACGGTATTGTACGTGTAAAAATAACACCTACTTACTCCGGTTGCCCTGCAATGGATGTGATAGGAGATGATATTGTTTCCGCTTTCGCGAAAGCGGGAAAAACCGCAAAAATCCAGCTCGTACTCGCTCCGGCCTGGACCACAGACTGGATAACTCCACGTGGCAGAGAAGCGCTTGAAAAATACGGTATTGCAGCACCATTATCTCCAGAAGCAGATAAAGAAGCCCTGCTGGGAAATAAGAAAATAGTAAAATGTACCAACTGTGGCTCTACAGAGACACATCTGGTCAGTCAGTTTGGGTCTACCGCCTGTAAAGCATTGTTTAAATGTGATACGTGTCAAGAACCTTTTGACTATTTTAAATGTTTAAAATAA
- a CDS encoding enoyl-CoA hydratase-related protein → MSSIQKSIENGVATLTFNRPEVFNSFNREMAFLLQDELDACNKDTQVIAIILTGSGKAFCAGQDLKEITDPELNPGFKKILEEHYNPIIEKIRAIEKPIIAAVNGVAAGAGANIALACDIVIAHEKVSFIQAFSKIGLVPDSAGTFFLPRLIGFGKASALMMLGDKISATEAEKMGMIYKVTTLDEFNNVVTTTATTLAQMPTKAIGLTKRLLNVSMTNNLEEQLALEGKLQIEASESEDFKEGVDAFVNKRRPVFKGK, encoded by the coding sequence ATGAGTAGTATACAGAAATCAATAGAGAATGGTGTAGCAACGCTCACCTTTAATCGCCCAGAAGTATTTAATAGTTTTAACCGTGAGATGGCATTCTTACTGCAAGATGAGTTAGATGCTTGTAATAAGGACACACAAGTAATAGCCATTATTCTCACCGGTAGTGGTAAGGCATTTTGTGCCGGTCAAGATTTAAAAGAAATTACAGATCCAGAATTAAATCCAGGGTTTAAGAAAATACTAGAAGAGCATTACAACCCGATTATAGAAAAAATACGAGCGATTGAAAAACCTATCATTGCTGCTGTAAATGGTGTTGCCGCTGGAGCTGGGGCAAATATTGCACTAGCCTGTGATATTGTTATTGCACACGAGAAGGTAAGTTTTATACAAGCCTTTAGCAAGATAGGCCTTGTGCCAGATAGTGCAGGTACGTTTTTCTTACCTAGACTTATAGGTTTTGGTAAAGCAAGTGCATTGATGATGCTGGGTGATAAAATCTCTGCAACAGAGGCAGAGAAGATGGGGATGATCTATAAGGTAACTACGCTAGACGAGTTTAATAATGTGGTTACTACAACGGCAACAACACTAGCACAAATGCCTACCAAAGCGATAGGTCTCACAAAGCGATTACTTAATGTGTCTATGACCAATAATCTTGAAGAGCAACTTGCGCTAGAAGGTAAATTACAAATAGAAGCATCAGAGAGTGAAGATTTTAAAGAAGGTGTAGACGCTTTTGTAAATAAAAGACGCCCAGTTTTTAAAGGGAAGTAA
- a CDS encoding four helix bundle protein codes for MKKFDLEERLIQFSVEVIKIGNKLDGSYASQHLSKQLIRSSTSAALNYGEAQGAESPKDFIHKMKVCLKELRESLVNLKIQKGADLSKDNNPVDNLIKENNELVSIFVASIRTSQAKNR; via the coding sequence ATGAAGAAGTTTGATTTAGAAGAGAGGCTTATCCAGTTTTCGGTTGAGGTTATAAAAATTGGTAACAAGCTAGATGGTAGCTATGCTTCTCAACATCTGTCAAAACAGCTCATTCGTTCTTCAACTTCTGCAGCGTTAAATTATGGTGAAGCACAAGGAGCAGAGTCGCCCAAAGATTTTATTCACAAGATGAAGGTTTGTCTTAAGGAACTCAGGGAGTCATTAGTTAATCTCAAAATACAAAAGGGAGCAGACTTGAGTAAGGATAATAATCCAGTGGATAACTTGATAAAAGAGAATAATGAGCTTGTGTCAATTTTTGTTGCTAGTATTAGAACTTCTCAGGCAAAGAATAGATGA
- a CDS encoding 3-hydroxyacyl-CoA dehydrogenase NAD-binding domain-containing protein, which yields MINNIGIIGAGTMGSGIAQVAATAGCAVKLFDVNQEALDKAKAALEKVLKRLIEKGRIDASGKDRIQANITYVNTLKELANADLTIEAIVENLEVKKKVFQELETYVSDTAIIASNTSSLSIASIAASLQNPERCIGIHFFNPAPLMKLVEMIPAVQTSQNVLDTCVAEITRWKKVVAIAKDTPGFIVNRVARPFYGEALRMYEEGVANFATIDAAMKSVGGFRMGPFELMDFIGNDVNYTVTETVFNAFYQDPRYKPSFTQQRYSQAGYLGRKSGRGYYDYKNVEADNAFAKASSQAAIATQDKEAIFERILVMLINEAADALFWNVASAEDIDNAMTKGVNYPKGLLAWADEKGISWCVQKMDALYDEYREDRYRCSPLLRRMEKEGKQFFA from the coding sequence ATGATAAATAACATAGGAATTATAGGCGCTGGTACAATGGGTTCTGGCATTGCTCAAGTAGCTGCAACTGCTGGTTGTGCTGTAAAACTCTTTGATGTAAATCAAGAGGCGCTTGATAAAGCAAAGGCAGCACTAGAAAAAGTACTCAAACGTCTTATAGAGAAAGGACGCATAGACGCCTCAGGAAAAGATAGAATACAAGCTAATATTACATATGTTAACACGCTTAAAGAGTTAGCAAACGCAGATCTCACAATCGAAGCTATTGTAGAAAATCTTGAGGTCAAGAAAAAAGTATTTCAAGAGTTAGAAACCTACGTTTCTGACACGGCGATAATAGCCTCAAACACTTCAAGTCTTTCTATCGCATCTATTGCAGCATCATTGCAAAATCCAGAGCGTTGTATTGGGATTCACTTTTTTAATCCTGCGCCATTAATGAAACTTGTTGAGATGATACCCGCGGTACAAACCTCGCAAAACGTTTTAGACACTTGTGTTGCCGAAATTACACGTTGGAAAAAAGTTGTAGCCATCGCAAAAGATACTCCAGGGTTTATTGTAAACCGCGTTGCACGACCATTTTATGGAGAGGCGTTACGTATGTATGAAGAAGGTGTGGCAAATTTTGCAACCATAGACGCAGCTATGAAAAGTGTGGGAGGTTTCCGTATGGGACCTTTTGAGTTGATGGATTTTATAGGTAACGATGTAAATTATACCGTTACAGAAACTGTGTTTAATGCCTTTTATCAAGATCCAAGATACAAGCCGTCTTTTACCCAACAGCGATATAGCCAGGCGGGATATCTAGGTCGTAAATCGGGACGCGGTTATTATGATTATAAAAATGTCGAGGCAGATAACGCTTTCGCGAAAGCGTCATCACAAGCAGCAATAGCTACTCAAGATAAGGAAGCAATTTTTGAGCGTATTCTAGTAATGCTTATTAACGAAGCAGCAGATGCCTTGTTCTGGAATGTAGCAAGTGCCGAAGATATAGACAATGCGATGACCAAAGGGGTAAACTACCCAAAAGGATTACTAGCCTGGGCAGATGAGAAAGGAATAAGCTGGTGTGTACAAAAAATGGATGCTTTGTATGATGAGTATAGAGAAGATAGATACAGATGCAGCCCACTTTTAAGAAGGATGGAAAAAGAGGGAAAACAATTTTTTGCCTAA
- a CDS encoding PaaI family thioesterase, whose amino-acid sequence MNGEKIPYKMLSQDAYSSWLGIEIIEAQVGFVKVGMTIRKEMLNSMGKAHGGISYSLADTAFGFTANTHGKYAVSIETSINHIEALEEGDYITAEATVNLQKTKVGFNIVEIKRGDELVALFKGVVYRTSKDWEID is encoded by the coding sequence ATGAACGGAGAAAAAATACCTTATAAAATGTTATCTCAAGACGCATACAGCAGTTGGCTAGGTATTGAGATTATAGAGGCACAAGTAGGTTTTGTAAAAGTGGGGATGACTATACGCAAGGAGATGCTCAACAGTATGGGCAAGGCTCACGGTGGGATAAGTTACTCACTGGCAGATACGGCTTTTGGATTTACTGCAAACACGCACGGAAAATATGCCGTGTCTATTGAGACAAGTATAAATCATATAGAAGCTTTAGAAGAAGGAGATTACATCACTGCAGAGGCAACGGTAAACCTTCAGAAGACTAAAGTAGGTTTTAATATTGTTGAAATTAAAAGAGGTGACGAGCTTGTTGCACTTTTTAAAGGGGTAGTTTATCGTACTTCAAAAGATTGGGAAATAGATTAA
- the pcaF gene encoding 3-oxoadipyl-CoA thiolase: MEAYIIDGVRTPIGNYKGTLSAVRTDDLGAHVILEVVRRNPNIPKEAYDDVIMGCANQAGEDNRNVARMSLLLAGLPFTVPGETVNRLCSSGLSAIIHANRAIKAGDGDLFISGGVENMTRGPYVMAKPSTAFGGDSKMYDSTFGWRFINPKMKELYGVDGMGTTAENLVEKYNISREDQDAFAYHSQMKAAAAQKSGRLAKEIVPVEIPQRKKDPIIFKNDEFIKPNSSKEVLAKLRPAFKKEGGSVTAGNSSGLNDGAAATIVASEAAVKKYGLTPLARIVSSAVVGVEPRIMGIGPVQASNKALQKAGLTLEDMDVIELNEAFASQALACIREWGLADDDARINPNGGSIAIGHPLGVTGTRIAYSAAVELKEQGKRYALVTMCIGVGQGYAAVIENVAVS, from the coding sequence ATGGAAGCATATATCATAGACGGAGTTCGTACTCCTATAGGAAATTATAAAGGAACATTAAGTGCTGTGCGCACAGACGATCTGGGAGCACACGTGATACTCGAAGTCGTAAGACGTAACCCAAATATCCCAAAAGAAGCATACGACGATGTGATTATGGGCTGTGCAAACCAGGCAGGAGAAGATAACCGTAATGTAGCGCGTATGAGTTTGCTACTTGCTGGACTACCTTTTACCGTACCTGGAGAGACCGTAAATCGTTTATGTAGTTCCGGACTTTCGGCCATTATACACGCAAACCGTGCTATAAAAGCTGGTGACGGAGACCTATTTATCTCTGGTGGTGTAGAAAATATGACACGTGGCCCGTATGTGATGGCAAAGCCTTCTACAGCTTTTGGTGGTGATAGTAAGATGTATGACTCGACTTTTGGGTGGCGTTTTATAAACCCAAAGATGAAAGAACTATACGGAGTAGATGGAATGGGAACCACTGCCGAAAATCTTGTTGAAAAATATAACATCTCACGTGAAGATCAAGATGCCTTTGCATATCACAGCCAGATGAAAGCTGCAGCTGCTCAAAAAAGTGGCCGTCTAGCAAAGGAAATTGTTCCTGTAGAAATCCCACAGCGTAAAAAAGATCCCATCATCTTTAAAAATGACGAATTTATAAAGCCTAATAGCTCAAAGGAAGTGCTTGCAAAGCTTCGTCCAGCTTTTAAAAAGGAGGGTGGAAGTGTAACCGCAGGTAACAGCTCAGGACTTAATGATGGCGCAGCGGCAACCATTGTAGCAAGTGAAGCTGCTGTAAAAAAATATGGCCTTACACCACTTGCAAGAATTGTAAGTTCTGCAGTGGTAGGTGTCGAGCCACGCATTATGGGAATAGGTCCAGTACAAGCTTCAAACAAGGCGCTTCAAAAAGCAGGTCTTACACTTGAAGATATGGATGTTATAGAACTTAATGAAGCATTTGCCTCACAAGCGCTAGCTTGTATACGTGAGTGGGGACTGGCAGATGATGATGCGAGAATAAACCCTAACGGAGGCTCTATCGCAATAGGTCATCCGCTAGGTGTAACAGGGACGCGTATTGCATATTCGGCGGCTGTAGAGCTTAAAGAACAAGGAAAACGCTATGCACTTGTGACAATGTGTATAGGTGTAGGTCAAGGCTATGCCGCAGTGATAGAAAACGTGGCTGTTTCATAA
- a CDS encoding short chain dehydrogenase translates to MKILVIGGNGTIGKTITAHFSKEDEVVVAGRSSGDVTVDIASAGSIIKMFETVGTVDAIINVAGDAKWDTFDNLSEEDFYIGIKSKMMGQVNLVRLGRKYLNDGGSITLTTGILADEPVYMTTSAAMVNGAIQSFVMAVALELDRGLRVNVVSADLVEDAFEKYKDFFPGNTPVPMDKVVAGYIKSVKGKINGAVIRIRG, encoded by the coding sequence ATGAAAATTTTGGTAATAGGTGGTAATGGGACTATAGGTAAAACTATAACAGCACACTTTTCTAAAGAAGATGAGGTGGTTGTAGCTGGCCGAAGTTCTGGAGATGTCACTGTAGATATAGCATCTGCAGGTTCTATCATAAAAATGTTTGAAACTGTAGGTACAGTAGATGCAATTATAAATGTAGCTGGAGATGCAAAGTGGGATACATTTGATAACCTAAGTGAAGAGGATTTTTACATAGGTATTAAAAGTAAAATGATGGGCCAGGTTAATCTTGTGAGATTAGGGAGAAAATATCTTAACGATGGTGGATCCATAACATTAACAACAGGAATTCTTGCAGATGAGCCTGTGTATATGACTACAAGTGCCGCAATGGTTAATGGAGCAATCCAAAGTTTTGTAATGGCGGTGGCATTAGAGTTAGATCGTGGTTTGAGAGTAAATGTAGTTTCTGCAGATCTTGTAGAAGATGCGTTTGAGAAGTATAAAGATTTCTTCCCAGGAAATACACCAGTACCTATGGATAAAGTGGTTGCTGGTTACATAAAGTCTGTAAAAGGAAAAATTAATGGAGCTGTCATTCGTATACGAGGGTAG